One window of Helicobacter winghamensis ATCC BAA-430 genomic DNA carries:
- a CDS encoding N-6 DNA methylase, whose product MQDNEEFLAQNKKQGYKDANSNKEVFKVWSDIYAKEVEKSGIFEDEIAIYNITKLKPKLENLKPMSQSEIQKKRHEWATILRANAVGDRSLALNGLMNLFLCKITDELENTNDLQFSWRGNMQDSAFDLVDRLQKLYKTGMEKYLKQKITYVSKNDIDKAFGASIKAISPRKAIYEIFTRLKYFSNGDFNFIEVYNKELFYKNFKILLPIVLKLEDTAFTKNADSNILGDYFESYIHDMPQQEGQYFTPVPLVNFIIHSLPVLKDSKVLDFSCGAGHFLTQYAEINKPYQKAKFLGQDKDPRLAKIAKIAKIASFMHQTKMEILANDSLECGIEDSSFNVLISNPPYSVDGFLNVLSDETRRSYELFNDNLNIESNDTIQCFFIEKASKALQSNGLLSLVLPNTILENDKGIPLNKPTREILLRDFYIIAICELGSATFFKTNTSPIVLFALRKQKNTRAQTTQNNDYEDFCAHILQNDIAYLKEDSNTFLPLIHSYCAFRAYDRDEFLALLELNLQEDSTLYQNELFKEYTNAYNALIQKEKDEYNKKSTKHKAANPFTPSQSKQEFIRELEAQKFLYFCYSLDSTPLIIKAPSDTKEQKKFLGYAWSSSKGKEGIQYITTSGINAISEILTPLYNPKNRFDSSKISFYIMQEYLNKLDVKSLDNHFQKDITKEQEAQQELESYIKQKRLIDMLDFDEVDFRKRIKPTQKVKIISLWKSDIEQIALAECGEFIGGLWTGKKPPFIKAKVIRNTNFSLKGTLKLDSEYPELEVEKSQFEKRKLEYGDIIIEKSGGSSTQAVGRVVIFTFQTNEPYSFSNFTTRLRVTRDDINPFFLHLVLHYIYQQGITFAMQGGMSGIRNLDMNLYKRLKIPKPDIKIQTQIVEECEKSRRAV is encoded by the coding sequence ATGCAGGATAATGAAGAGTTCTTAGCGCAAAACAAAAAGCAAGGCTACAAAGACGCTAATTCCAATAAAGAAGTCTTCAAAGTATGGAGCGACATTTATGCCAAAGAAGTTGAAAAAAGCGGAATTTTTGAAGATGAAATTGCCATTTATAATATCACCAAGCTCAAGCCCAAGCTAGAAAATCTAAAGCCTATGAGCCAAAGCGAAATCCAAAAAAAGCGACACGAATGGGCGACAATTTTACGAGCAAATGCAGTGGGCGATAGGTCGTTAGCACTAAATGGGCTAATGAATCTTTTTCTTTGTAAAATCACCGATGAGCTAGAAAACACAAATGATTTGCAGTTTAGCTGGCGTGGCAATATGCAAGATTCTGCCTTTGATTTAGTCGATAGACTCCAAAAGCTCTACAAAACAGGAATGGAAAAATATTTAAAGCAAAAGATTACTTATGTTTCTAAAAATGATATTGACAAAGCTTTCGGTGCAAGTATTAAAGCCATAAGTCCTAGAAAAGCCATATACGAGATTTTTACGCGATTAAAATATTTTTCTAATGGCGATTTTAATTTTATAGAAGTCTATAACAAAGAGCTTTTTTATAAAAATTTTAAGATTCTTCTACCCATAGTGCTAAAGCTAGAGGACACCGCTTTCACAAAAAACGCAGATTCTAATATCTTAGGCGATTATTTTGAAAGCTATATCCACGATATGCCCCAGCAAGAGGGGCAGTATTTCACCCCTGTGCCATTAGTTAATTTCATTATCCACTCCCTGCCCGTGCTAAAAGATTCTAAAGTGCTAGATTTCTCTTGCGGGGCGGGGCATTTTCTCACCCAATACGCCGAAATCAACAAGCCCTATCAAAAAGCCAAATTCCTAGGTCAAGACAAAGACCCCCGCCTAGCCAAAATCGCCAAAATCGCCAAAATCGCCTCCTTTATGCACCAAACCAAGATGGAAATTCTAGCCAACGACTCACTTGAATGCGGCATAGAAGATTCTAGCTTTAATGTGCTTATTTCAAATCCCCCTTATTCCGTAGATGGCTTTTTAAATGTGCTAAGCGATGAGACAAGAAGATCCTATGAGCTTTTTAATGATAATCTTAATATAGAATCAAATGACACAATACAATGTTTTTTTATTGAAAAAGCAAGTAAAGCCCTGCAAAGCAATGGACTTTTATCCCTTGTCCTGCCAAATACCATATTAGAAAACGATAAAGGTATCCCACTTAATAAACCAACAAGAGAAATTTTATTACGCGATTTTTATATTATTGCTATCTGTGAGTTAGGTTCAGCAACATTTTTTAAAACAAATACCAGCCCAATCGTGCTTTTTGCCCTGCGTAAGCAGAAAAACACACGAGCGCAAACTACGCAAAATAACGATTATGAGGATTTTTGCGCCCACATTTTGCAAAATGACATAGCCTATTTGAAGGAAGATTCAAATACATTTTTACCACTCATACACTCCTATTGCGCCTTTAGAGCGTATGATAGAGATGAGTTTTTAGCCCTTTTAGAGCTAAATTTGCAAGAAGATTCTACACTCTATCAAAACGAGCTTTTTAAAGAATACACAAATGCCTACAATGCTTTAATCCAAAAAGAAAAAGACGAATACAATAAAAAAAGCACCAAACACAAAGCGGCAAATCCTTTCACCCCAAGCCAAAGTAAGCAAGAGTTTATAAGAGAGCTTGAAGCGCAGAAGTTTTTATACTTTTGCTACTCTTTAGATTCTACCCCGCTCATCATCAAAGCCCCAAGCGATACCAAAGAGCAAAAGAAATTTCTAGGCTATGCTTGGAGTAGCTCCAAAGGCAAAGAGGGCATACAATACATTACCACTTCAGGCATAAATGCTATAAGCGAAATTCTAACCCCTCTTTATAATCCTAAAAATCGTTTTGATAGCTCTAAAATTAGCTTTTACATTATGCAAGAATATTTAAATAAACTTGATGTAAAATCCTTAGACAATCACTTTCAAAAAGACATAACAAAAGAGCAAGAAGCTCAACAAGAATTAGAATCTTATATCAAACAAAAACGCCTTATTGATATGCTAGATTTTGATGAAGTGGATTTTAGGAAAAGAATCAAGCCAACACAAAAAGTCAAAATTATATCTTTGTGGAAAAGTGATATTGAGCAAATTGCACTTGCAGAATGTGGAGAATTTATAGGTGGTTTATGGACAGGCAAAAAACCTCCCTTTATAAAAGCAAAGGTCATTAGAAATACAAATTTTTCATTAAAAGGCACTTTAAAGCTAGATTCTGAATACCCAGAACTTGAAGTTGAAAAAAGTCAATTTGAAAAAAGAAAACTAGAATATGGCGACATCATCATAGAAAAATCAGGTGGAAGTAGCACTCAAGCAGTAGGCAGGGTTGTTATTTTTACCTTTCAAACAAATGAGCCTTATTCTTTTTCAAATTTTACAACAAGACTAAGAGTTACGCGAGATGATATTAATCCCTTTTTCTTGCATTTAGTATTGCATTATATCTATCAGCAAGGCATAACTTTTGCAATGCAAGGGGGAATGAGCGGTATAAGAAACTTGGATATGAATCTATACAAACGCTTAAAAATCCCAAAACCAGATATAAAAATCCAAACCCAAATCGTAGAAGAATGTGAAAAAAGTAGAAGAGCAGTATAA
- a CDS encoding restriction endonuclease subunit S: MKKVEEQYNTIRMSIEKYQELIKAILVKCGIVDSSEGGGSRDFIASLLDSIQELESKLDFFANFAVAKHDFATIKINESAKHNLESVVGVGDTQGGGSDFAIQAPPPCEKEKIESKLDTSRSKPFSMTNTSGLKTLLDSIPTPPKQGWEVEKIGNVLSLEYGKALQENKRIKGDYPVMGSNGIVGYHNEYFVESPAIIVGRKGSAGKITYIEKNCYPIDTTFYVKRKKQYNLKLLYFVLQNLNLEKMQLGIGVPGVNRNDIYTIKIPLPPIEAQEKIVSAIDSVESQIALINSKLEMLEKAKAEILANALNANNEREREREQAELKEILSEIESLLSQRKTLQRFITTILKKAGLTQSLESLIDSLPTPPKQGWDTIKLNNKKYLTLNPSKKEIANIDENTIISFVEMASVTDKGYIQNKVDKPLKELRKGSYTYFAENDILIAKITPCMENGKCAIAKNLTNGLGMGSSEFHIFRTHKGLNNKFLFACLNQDSIRQEAAKNMTGSSGHRRVPISFYESLQIPLPPIEAQEKIISAIENIESTISLLDSSLSQLDSKKAEFCSIF; this comes from the coding sequence GTGAAAAAAGTAGAAGAGCAGTATAACACCATAAGAATGAGCATAGAAAAATACCAAGAATTGATAAAAGCTATTTTAGTCAAATGTGGCATTGTAGATTCTAGTGAGGGGGGGGGCAGTAGAGACTTCATCGCTTCCTTGCTAGATTCTATACAAGAGCTAGAATCTAAGCTAGATTTTTTTGCAAATTTTGCGGTGGCAAAGCACGACTTTGCCACAATAAAAATCAATGAAAGTGCGAAGCACAACCTTGAAAGCGTTGTCGGGGTGGGGGATACACAAGGGGGAGGGAGCGACTTCGCAATTCAAGCCCCTCCCCCTTGTGAAAAAGAAAAAATAGAATCTAAATTAGACACTTCACGCTCAAAGCCCTTCAGTATGACAAATACAAGCGGCTTAAAAACCCTTTTAGATTCTATCCCCACCCCACCAAAACAAGGCTGGGAAGTAGAAAAAATAGGTAATGTTCTTTCTTTAGAGTATGGAAAAGCATTGCAAGAAAACAAGAGGATAAAAGGCGACTATCCTGTTATGGGTTCTAATGGTATAGTAGGCTATCACAATGAATATTTTGTAGAATCTCCTGCTATTATTGTGGGGCGTAAGGGTTCAGCTGGCAAAATAACTTATATTGAAAAAAATTGTTATCCCATTGATACAACATTCTATGTAAAAAGAAAAAAGCAATATAACCTGAAGCTACTTTATTTTGTTTTGCAAAATCTTAATTTGGAAAAAATGCAACTTGGCATAGGTGTCCCGGGCGTAAATCGTAATGATATTTATACTATCAAAATCCCACTCCCACCCATTGAAGCACAAGAAAAAATCGTAAGTGCTATTGATAGCGTAGAATCTCAAATCGCTTTGATAAATTCTAAACTTGAAATGTTAGAAAAAGCAAAAGCAGAGATTTTAGCTAACGCCTTGAATGCCAACAACGAGAGAGAGAGAGAGAGAGAACAGGCAGAGCTTAAAGAAATCTTAAGCGAGATAGAATCTCTCCTTTCACAAAGAAAGACCTTACAACGCTTCATTACAACAATCTTGAAAAAAGCCGGACTTACTCAAAGCCTAGAATCCTTGATAGATTCTCTCCCTACTCCACCAAAACAAGGCTGGGATACAATCAAGCTTAATAATAAAAAATACCTTACCCTTAATCCAAGCAAAAAAGAAATTGCAAATATTGATGAAAATACCATCATTTCTTTTGTGGAAATGGCAAGTGTGACAGATAAAGGCTATATCCAAAACAAAGTTGATAAGCCGCTAAAAGAGCTTAGAAAAGGGAGCTATACCTATTTTGCGGAAAATGATATTTTGATAGCTAAAATCACGCCTTGTATGGAAAATGGAAAATGTGCCATTGCAAAAAATCTTACAAATGGTTTAGGCATGGGAAGTAGTGAATTTCATATTTTTAGAACACATAAGGGGCTAAACAATAAATTTTTATTTGCTTGTCTTAATCAAGATTCTATAAGACAAGAAGCGGCGAAAAATATGACAGGCTCAAGCGGACACAGAAGAGTGCCAATAAGCTTTTATGAATCCTTGCAAATCCCACTCCCGCCCATTGAAGCACAAGAAAAAATTATATCCGCTATTGAAAATATAGAATCTACAATAAGCCTTTTAGATTCTAGCTTATCGCAACTAGATTCTAAAAAAGCAGAATTTTGCAGTATTTTTTAA
- a CDS encoding DUF2443 domain-containing protein, whose translation MFERIDGILREIEEAQAEIQLLLGMAKISFVDYIMIKRGAQDIPEGLGAWNLQQIDNEVSRLKDAIDALNKIKREVLVW comes from the coding sequence ATGTTTGAACGCATTGATGGAATTTTGCGAGAGATTGAAGAGGCGCAAGCAGAGATTCAACTGCTTTTAGGAATGGCAAAAATTTCTTTTGTGGATTATATTATGATAAAACGCGGTGCGCAAGATATTCCAGAGGGACTTGGCGCGTGGAATCTCCAGCAAATTGATAATGAAGTTTCACGCCTAAAAGATGCAATTGACGCGCTCAATAAAATCAAAAGGGAAGTTCTGGTTTGGTAG
- the ilvC gene encoding ketol-acid reductoisomerase, whose translation MALKVFYDKDCDLGLIQKKKVAIIGFGSQGHAHAENLRDSGVEVVIGLYKGGRSWSKAEAKNFKVLEVGEATKWADLIMILIPDELQADVFERDIAPHLAEDKIIAFGHGFNIHFGQIKAPKGVGVIMVAPKAPGHTVRSEFVRGGGIPDLIAVEQDTSKGDAKAIALSYASAIGGGRSGIIETTFKDETETDLFGEQAVLCGGVSSLVKAGFETLVEAGYPEEMAYFECLHELKLIVDLMYQGGLADMRYSISNTAEYGDMVSGPRVINAESKKAMQAILKDIQEGRFAKDFILERKAGYARMNAERKNLANHPIEKVGERLRAMMPWIGAGKLVDKNKN comes from the coding sequence ATGGCATTAAAAGTATTTTATGACAAAGATTGTGATTTAGGACTCATTCAAAAGAAAAAAGTTGCCATTATCGGCTTTGGCTCTCAAGGACACGCCCACGCGGAGAATTTGCGAGATTCAGGTGTAGAAGTAGTTATTGGACTTTACAAAGGTGGCAGAAGCTGGAGCAAAGCAGAAGCTAAAAACTTCAAAGTCTTAGAAGTTGGCGAAGCAACAAAATGGGCAGATTTGATTATGATTCTAATCCCTGATGAACTTCAAGCTGATGTGTTTGAACGCGACATTGCTCCACATTTAGCAGAAGATAAAATTATTGCCTTTGGACACGGCTTTAATATTCACTTTGGACAAATCAAGGCTCCAAAAGGCGTGGGAGTAATAATGGTAGCCCCAAAAGCTCCTGGTCACACGGTTAGAAGCGAGTTTGTGCGCGGTGGTGGAATCCCTGATTTAATCGCAGTGGAACAAGACACAAGCAAAGGCGATGCAAAGGCGATCGCACTAAGTTATGCGAGTGCTATTGGTGGCGGACGCAGTGGAATTATAGAGACAACTTTCAAAGACGAAACAGAAACCGATCTTTTTGGTGAGCAAGCAGTGCTTTGTGGGGGAGTTAGCAGCCTTGTAAAAGCAGGATTTGAAACACTAGTGGAAGCTGGATACCCTGAAGAAATGGCATACTTTGAGTGCTTACACGAACTAAAATTGATTGTGGATTTAATGTATCAAGGTGGGCTTGCAGATATGCGCTATTCTATTTCAAACACCGCAGAATATGGAGATATGGTAAGCGGTCCGCGTGTAATTAATGCGGAATCTAAAAAAGCTATGCAAGCAATCCTAAAAGACATACAAGAAGGGCGTTTTGCAAAAGACTTTATTTTAGAGCGAAAAGCAGGCTATGCAAGAATGAATGCAGAGCGTAAAAACCTAGCAAATCACCCTATTGAAAAAGTTGGTGAACGCCTAAGGGCAATGATGCCTTGGATTGGTGCTGGAAAACTAGTAGATAAAAATAAAAATTAA
- a CDS encoding CinA family protein, which translates to MNLLICVGENYRDFAPLNQYVQNTARTMFGVLDSIFYLQEVKDIFGSIQERLNIYSKCLIIAPKEMFDDILQAFLISNKRMESNNVICVENAQLQVILLDLQNAAQQELTQLFSVVGENMESFLYLYPLGVDATSAQMLLGGIAKDFGVCVNALNTQSHLGVLSARNGDLQGFRLAVKEAFGEKIFLTFDLARSVIELLEKRNLKITSAESCTGGLIATTLTRQSGASAVFDGGVISYANVIKEEWLSVEAQNLAQFGAVSEAVVRDMLNGALKLSGSDFALATSGVAGPSGGSASKPVGTVYIGAKSIEGLEIIERLHFSGDRNFIQEQATLYAYLLFLRIFFKNY; encoded by the coding sequence TTGAATCTTTTAATTTGTGTGGGTGAGAATTACCGTGATTTCGCGCCTTTAAATCAATATGTTCAAAATACTGCTAGGACAATGTTTGGGGTTTTGGATTCCATTTTTTATTTACAAGAAGTCAAAGATATTTTTGGTAGTATCCAAGAGAGATTAAACATATACAGCAAATGTTTAATTATTGCTCCAAAAGAAATGTTTGATGATATTTTGCAGGCGTTTTTAATATCTAATAAAAGAATGGAATCTAACAATGTAATTTGTGTAGAAAATGCGCAATTACAAGTTATTTTGCTAGATTTACAAAATGCAGCACAGCAAGAATTGACACAGCTTTTTAGTGTTGTTGGTGAAAATATGGAATCTTTTTTGTATCTTTATCCTTTGGGGGTTGATGCAACTTCAGCACAAATGCTTCTAGGAGGGATTGCAAAGGATTTTGGAGTATGTGTAAATGCGCTAAATACACAATCCCATTTAGGTGTTTTGAGTGCTAGAAATGGGGATTTGCAAGGTTTTAGGTTGGCAGTTAAAGAAGCATTTGGGGAGAAGATTTTTTTAACATTTGATTTAGCTAGAAGCGTGATTGAGCTTTTAGAGAAAAGAAATCTTAAAATCACAAGTGCTGAGAGTTGCACAGGTGGGCTAATTGCTACTACGCTGACGCGTCAAAGTGGCGCAAGTGCAGTTTTTGATGGTGGTGTGATTAGTTATGCAAATGTAATTAAAGAAGAGTGGTTAAGCGTAGAGGCGCAAAATTTAGCGCAGTTTGGAGCAGTAAGTGAAGCAGTAGTGCGTGATATGCTTAATGGCGCGCTTAAACTCTCTGGATCAGATTTTGCGCTTGCAACAAGTGGAGTTGCAGGACCTAGTGGGGGGAGTGCAAGTAAGCCAGTTGGCACCGTGTATATCGGAGCAAAAAGTATTGAGGGATTAGAAATTATTGAGCGGTTGCATTTTAGTGGGGATAGGAATTTTATTCAAGAGCAGGCAACTTTATACGCATATTTATTGTTTTTAAGAATTTTTTTTAAAAACTATTGA
- the ppk2 gene encoding polyphosphate kinase 2 has protein sequence MSKTLVVRPEDEKPGEVYNDKGKINKKFYEKEIVKLQIELIKLQNWVKKHQKKIIIILEGRDAAGKGGTIKALREHLNPRGARVVALQKPSDVEKTQWYFQRYIDELPNGGEIVFFDRSWYNRAGVEKVMDFCTNEQYKEFIIQVSHLEQMLIESGYILFKFFLDVGREEQRKRIESRKDEPLKRWKLSPIDELSLNLWDEYTEAFEKMFSRTHTPFAPWLIVDSNDKKRARINLARILLSKIDYEDKDAENVCLLADPGVVSYYSSVKMFSSDANREIGNKDAEKAKSKKEKKKKKDKE, from the coding sequence ATGAGCAAAACTTTAGTGGTGCGCCCAGAAGATGAAAAACCAGGCGAAGTTTATAACGACAAAGGCAAGATCAATAAAAAATTCTATGAAAAAGAAATCGTAAAGTTACAAATTGAACTCATCAAACTACAAAACTGGGTCAAAAAACACCAAAAGAAGATTATCATCATTTTAGAAGGGCGTGATGCAGCTGGAAAAGGTGGAACAATCAAGGCTTTAAGGGAGCATTTAAATCCGCGTGGAGCGCGCGTTGTTGCGCTTCAAAAACCTAGCGATGTAGAAAAAACACAATGGTATTTTCAACGCTACATTGATGAGTTGCCAAATGGCGGTGAGATTGTGTTTTTTGACCGAAGTTGGTATAACCGCGCAGGCGTAGAAAAGGTTATGGACTTTTGCACAAACGAGCAATACAAAGAGTTTATTATTCAAGTCTCCCACCTAGAACAAATGCTAATTGAAAGTGGCTATATTCTCTTTAAATTTTTCTTAGATGTGGGCAGGGAAGAGCAAAGAAAGCGTATTGAAAGCCGCAAAGATGAACCACTAAAACGCTGGAAATTAAGCCCTATTGATGAACTTTCTTTAAACTTGTGGGACGAATACACAGAAGCGTTTGAAAAAATGTTTTCACGCACACATACGCCTTTTGCTCCGTGGTTAATTGTAGATTCCAATGACAAAAAACGCGCTAGAATTAATCTTGCTAGAATTTTGCTCTCCAAAATTGATTATGAAGACAAGGACGCAGAAAATGTTTGCTTGCTAGCAGATCCGGGCGTTGTGTCTTATTATTCTAGTGTCAAAATGTTTTCAAGTGACGCAAATAGAGAAATAGGTAACAAAGATGCAGAAAAAGCAAAGAGCAAAAAAGAGAAGAAAAAGAAAAAAGATAAAGAGTAG
- a CDS encoding glycosyltransferase family 8 protein — protein sequence MADSTQQKLQNLQRKLSKIYPLEIKLHLCSNAEFTHLNALNGNHLTYYRLFLTRFIKDKKALYLDVDMLVLKDLREIFAIDLEGKICGAVLDYKANRILEPKNKALPMLNLSKDYFNAGLLLIDLEKWKSQKLESKLIETLNQYHCKEHDQSALNVVLKDKIKILPLSWNTLVYYYVNAKACDDTKNFNLFYTRKDLNKALKNPHILHYYLGFKPWNDDKIYTDIKGEFLGEHWWNMVEKTPEFKDMIIPLKTKASKKAKLQVSLGYTLLTFARYKLYFLIPFYALLNSNSYKEIPKDYYNLSFEIGKEALKAKQKGRGRVWLLPFKVINLMKRFQLEKSLRESC from the coding sequence ATTGCAGATTCCACACAACAAAAGCTTCAAAATCTCCAAAGGAAACTTTCTAAAATCTATCCCCTAGAAATCAAGCTTCATCTTTGCAGTAATGCAGAATTTACTCACTTAAATGCGCTTAATGGCAACCATTTAACCTATTATCGCTTATTCCTTACTAGGTTTATAAAGGATAAGAAGGCGTTGTATTTAGATGTGGATATGCTAGTTTTAAAGGATTTGCGAGAAATTTTTGCCATAGATTTAGAAGGTAAAATTTGTGGCGCGGTGCTTGACTACAAAGCAAATCGCATTTTAGAGCCAAAAAACAAAGCTCTTCCAATGCTAAATCTTTCAAAGGATTATTTTAATGCTGGCTTACTCTTAATAGATTTAGAAAAATGGAAATCTCAAAAGTTGGAATCCAAGCTCATAGAAACCCTAAATCAATACCATTGCAAAGAACACGACCAAAGTGCCTTAAATGTGGTTTTAAAAGATAAGATTAAAATTTTACCACTATCTTGGAATACTCTAGTGTATTATTATGTTAATGCAAAAGCCTGTGATGATACAAAAAATTTTAATCTTTTTTATACGCGCAAGGATTTAAATAAAGCTTTAAAAAATCCCCATATTTTACACTATTATCTAGGCTTTAAGCCTTGGAATGATGATAAGATATATACAGATATAAAAGGGGAATTTTTGGGAGAGCATTGGTGGAATATGGTAGAAAAAACGCCCGAATTTAAAGATATGATAATACCTTTAAAAACCAAAGCTAGCAAAAAAGCAAAACTTCAAGTGTCTTTAGGATACACTTTATTGACTTTTGCGCGTTACAAGCTTTATTTTTTGATTCCTTTTTACGCACTTTTAAATTCCAACTCCTATAAGGAAATCCCAAAAGATTACTATAATCTTAGTTTTGAAATTGGCAAAGAAGCTTTAAAAGCAAAGCAAAAGGGCAGGGGTAGAGTGTGGTTACTGCCTTTTAAGGTAATCAATCTTATGAAAAGATTTCAACTAGAAAAATCCCTAAGAGAATCTTGCTAG
- a CDS encoding twin-arginine translocation signal domain-containing protein, giving the protein MSKISRRNFLKSSAVVAFGISNLDAKMLDFSKQSQENIKATYFIKDLMCNGDFSNIQADKALEVNGDIRAIYSDLKTAFQSKAIIASISTEATFFVLSTMAADYGLRVAYNAKNNGVRTWVLTPKGVKL; this is encoded by the coding sequence ATGTCTAAAATCTCCCGTAGAAATTTCCTAAAAAGCTCTGCTGTTGTTGCTTTTGGAATCTCTAATTTAGACGCAAAAATGTTAGATTTTTCAAAGCAAAGCCAAGAAAACATTAAAGCAACATATTTCATTAAAGACTTAATGTGTAATGGCGATTTTAGCAACATACAAGCAGATAAGGCTTTAGAGGTTAATGGCGATATTCGTGCGATTTATAGCGATTTAAAAACCGCATTTCAAAGTAAGGCAATTATTGCAAGCATAAGCACAGAAGCAACCTTTTTTGTCCTTAGCACAATGGCAGCAGATTATGGGTTGCGTGTGGCTTATAATGCAAAAAATAATGGAGTGCGCACTTGGGTGCTTACACCAAAAGGAGTTAAACTATGA
- a CDS encoding FAD-binding oxidoreductase, producing MILPIDVKENDFLAACKEFEKAIGKEWVFKSEEDLGLYRDAYSPQWDDADEPIPSLALAPKSTEEVQTIVKIANKYKIPLFPISTGKNLGYGSSAPQRRGDVIVDLKRMNKIIEVDDKRNFCIVEPGVSYFDLYEYVERNNLNVFLDIPDPGWGSPVGNALDHGWGYSYGMYRDHFGSHCGMEVVLANGEILRTGMGALPGAKTFAENKYGYGPYVDGLFSQSNFGIVTKMGFWMMPKPEHYLLLSLTMKHRDDLIPAVEILNYLEDSFIVGWPLYRSPLNPPHGKAMDPELKSYLTSKKGLPDLNKIQNYALNKNIPYWQIDIPIYGCKDTCYANMNYIKERFKVVKDAEIKVVQEFSLPLNAEQKTQLKHKVSLGIPNMEIFWLSTRGEATTPSDGHVWFSPIIPRDGKELLKCQDVYIQVFHDLGMESPITPFAHPRSWMYRAFCFMLAFGNSRTDPEHNLKLRQAYRTMVRVAAENGWGDYRAAPTFQDDVMGAYSFNNNALLRFNEQLKDCIDPNGILAPGRGGIYPKNARSQRFANSKLDEITLKNLKQGDKK from the coding sequence ATGATTTTACCAATAGATGTTAAAGAAAACGATTTTCTAGCCGCTTGTAAAGAGTTTGAAAAGGCAATAGGCAAGGAATGGGTTTTTAAAAGTGAAGAAGATTTGGGATTATATCGCGATGCTTATAGTCCGCAATGGGACGATGCTGATGAGCCTATCCCATCACTTGCCCTAGCTCCAAAAAGCACTGAAGAAGTGCAAACAATCGTAAAAATTGCTAATAAATATAAGATTCCACTTTTTCCTATCTCCACAGGTAAAAATCTAGGCTATGGAAGCTCCGCGCCACAAAGAAGGGGCGATGTTATTGTGGATTTAAAGCGTATGAATAAAATCATTGAAGTTGATGATAAGCGTAATTTCTGTATTGTTGAGCCGGGCGTTAGCTATTTTGACCTTTATGAATATGTAGAACGCAATAATTTAAATGTCTTTTTAGATATTCCAGATCCAGGCTGGGGATCTCCTGTAGGCAATGCTCTAGATCACGGCTGGGGATATAGCTATGGAATGTATAGAGACCACTTTGGCTCACATTGTGGAATGGAAGTCGTGTTAGCAAATGGAGAGATTTTGCGCACAGGTATGGGGGCGTTGCCCGGAGCAAAAACATTTGCAGAAAACAAATACGGCTATGGTCCTTATGTAGATGGACTCTTCTCTCAATCAAACTTTGGAATCGTAACTAAAATGGGTTTTTGGATGATGCCAAAACCTGAGCATTATTTACTTCTTTCTTTAACAATGAAACATAGAGATGACTTAATCCCGGCTGTTGAAATTCTAAATTACTTAGAGGATAGCTTTATTGTCGGTTGGCCTCTTTATCGCAGTCCTTTAAATCCTCCACACGGTAAAGCAATGGATCCAGAGTTAAAAAGCTATCTCACCTCCAAAAAAGGCTTGCCGGATTTAAACAAAATCCAAAACTATGCTTTAAATAAAAACATTCCTTATTGGCAAATTGATATTCCCATTTATGGTTGTAAAGACACTTGCTATGCAAATATGAATTACATTAAAGAGCGTTTTAAGGTTGTCAAAGACGCTGAAATTAAAGTCGTGCAAGAGTTTTCACTCCCATTAAATGCGGAGCAAAAAACACAACTTAAACATAAAGTAAGCTTAGGGATTCCAAATATGGAGATTTTCTGGCTTAGCACAAGGGGTGAAGCTACCACCCCAAGCGATGGACATGTATGGTTCTCCCCTATTATTCCACGCGATGGGAAAGAGTTACTAAAATGCCAAGATGTGTATATCCAAGTTTTCCACGATTTGGGAATGGAATCGCCAATTACACCATTTGCTCACCCTAGAAGCTGGATGTATCGGGCTTTTTGCTTTATGTTAGCTTTTGGTAATTCACGCACTGACCCAGAGCATAATCTAAAGCTCCGCCAAGCATATCGCACTATGGTTAGGGTTGCAGCAGAAAATGGCTGGGGCGATTATCGTGCCGCACCAACTTTCCAAGATGATGTCATGGGTGCGTATTCTTTCAACAACAATGCTTTATTGCGTTTTAATGAACAACTTAAAGATTGCATTGATCCAAATGGAATCCTAGCTCCTGGGCGTGGTGGAATCTATCCGAAAAACGCAAGATCGCAACGCTTTGCTAATAGCAAACTTGATGAGATTACTCTAAAAAATTTAAAACAAGGGGATAAAAAATGA